The Chloroflexota bacterium genome window below encodes:
- the ffh gene encoding signal recognition particle protein produces the protein MFESLSDKLQNIFDGLSSRGRLSEADVDRAMREVRLALLEADVNFKVVKDFVDRVKQRAIGAEVMKSLTPAQQVVKIVHEELVETLGESSRLDLSGTTPHVIMLVGLQGSGKTTTAAKLARSLRKSGQRPLLVAADTYRPAAIHQLEVLGKQLDIPVHSEGDQVPPPVICENAVRRARDAAYTVVILDTAGRLQIDDLMMQELEEIRDRTRPQEVLLVADSMTGQQAVNVAKSFHEKIGLTGLILTKVDGDARGGAAISMRQVTNVPIKFLATGEKTDALEVFHPDRLANRILGMGDVLTLIERAQETMDHETSASAARRMMKGEFDLDDFLEQMAQVKKMGPLSQIMDMLPGFGRISQDVSAEVTDQQMGQIEAIISSMTREERRRPEIINASRKRRIARGSGTNVQEINELLSQFKQIKRMMKQFGGGGKRRRGQIPGFPGFPME, from the coding sequence ATGTTTGAGTCCCTATCTGACAAATTGCAGAACATTTTCGATGGCCTTTCGAGTCGCGGGCGTCTTTCGGAAGCCGATGTCGATCGCGCCATGCGCGAGGTTCGCCTGGCGCTGCTTGAAGCCGATGTCAATTTTAAGGTAGTAAAGGATTTCGTCGATCGGGTAAAACAGCGCGCGATTGGCGCTGAGGTCATGAAGAGCCTGACACCCGCTCAACAGGTCGTCAAGATCGTTCACGAGGAACTGGTAGAGACGCTTGGTGAGTCTTCCAGGTTGGACCTCTCTGGCACCACTCCTCACGTGATCATGCTGGTTGGTCTCCAGGGGTCGGGCAAGACAACTACTGCCGCCAAACTGGCCCGGTCATTGCGAAAGTCAGGACAGCGGCCACTGCTGGTCGCCGCCGACACCTACCGTCCTGCCGCCATTCACCAACTCGAGGTGCTCGGCAAACAATTGGACATTCCGGTGCATAGTGAAGGGGATCAGGTCCCGCCACCGGTCATCTGCGAGAATGCGGTGCGACGTGCCCGGGATGCTGCCTACACGGTTGTCATCCTGGATACTGCGGGTCGTCTTCAGATTGACGACTTGATGATGCAGGAACTGGAGGAGATTCGCGATCGTACGCGACCCCAGGAGGTTCTCCTGGTCGCTGATTCGATGACAGGTCAGCAGGCAGTGAATGTAGCAAAATCCTTCCACGAAAAGATCGGGTTGACAGGGTTGATTCTGACGAAGGTTGATGGCGACGCTCGCGGCGGTGCTGCCATCTCCATGCGCCAGGTCACCAATGTCCCGATCAAATTCCTGGCCACGGGTGAGAAAACAGATGCACTGGAAGTGTTTCATCCAGATCGTCTGGCGAACCGTATCCTGGGCATGGGCGACGTGCTTACCCTGATCGAACGAGCCCAGGAAACCATGGATCATGAGACATCCGCGTCGGCTGCCCGGCGCATGATGAAGGGTGAGTTTGATCTGGACGACTTTCTGGAGCAAATGGCTCAGGTGAAGAAAATGGGACCGCTGAGCCAAATAATGGATATGCTTCCAGGATTTGGCCGGATCAGCCAGGACGTTTCTGCTGAAGTTACGGATCAGCAGATGGGCCAGATCGAGGCAATCATAAGTTCAATGACTCGAGAGGAGCGGCGGCGGCCAGAGATCATCAATGCCAGCCGAAAACGCAGAATCGCTCGCGGCTCCGGCACGAATGTGCAGGAGATCAATGAGCTTCTTTCCCAATTCAAGCAGATCAAGAGAATGATGAAACAGTTTGGCGGTGGTGGCAAGCGTCGTCGTGGGCAGATTCCGGGCTTCCCCGGTTTTCCGATGGAGTGA
- the gcvPA gene encoding aminomethyl-transferring glycine dehydrogenase subunit GcvPA, translated as MPFIATTDEERAEMLAEIGVERIEDLFLDVPELFRYPPMNLPEPLSELEAIRDLGSLAGANESGEDLSSFIGAGAYHHFSPSVVNFLAGRSEFYSAYTPYQAEVSQGTLQAIFEYQTMIAALTGMDVANASHYDGATATAEAVIMALNMARGRRKRIVLSPTVNAQYREVVRTYTQGMDLDIVGDGDLDNDFHALIDLCNDDTAIVVVQNPDFLGQLHSPAEMQDLANAVHAAGAVLAVAVDLISLGLFTPPGDYGADIVMGEGQSLGNAISFGGPYLGFFAMRQKDVRRSAGRIAGETVDADDNTGYVLTLNTREQHIRRGRATSNICTNQAWNALMASIYLAVMGKHGLRSVAEQCYHKAHYAAARINELDGFEVLGSRPFFKEFVIRCPVDVSDLKDYLLTEWGVLPGYDLTGDYPDLGQCLLVCVTEMNSRQEIDDLVEALTQAASVLTVEVVV; from the coding sequence ATGCCATTCATTGCGACCACCGATGAAGAGCGAGCGGAGATGCTGGCAGAAATCGGTGTGGAGCGCATCGAAGACCTCTTTCTCGATGTACCGGAACTTTTCCGCTATCCGCCAATGAATCTGCCTGAACCGCTCAGTGAACTGGAGGCCATTCGCGACCTGGGCAGCCTGGCTGGCGCCAACGAGAGCGGCGAGGACCTTTCCAGCTTCATCGGTGCAGGCGCCTACCATCACTTCTCCCCGTCGGTAGTGAATTTCCTTGCAGGTAGATCGGAATTCTATTCCGCTTATACACCCTATCAGGCCGAGGTCAGTCAAGGCACGCTGCAGGCGATCTTCGAGTATCAGACGATGATTGCTGCCCTGACCGGTATGGACGTGGCGAATGCCAGTCATTATGATGGTGCTACGGCAACCGCTGAAGCCGTCATCATGGCCCTGAATATGGCGCGGGGTCGGCGTAAACGGATTGTACTGTCGCCGACTGTAAACGCTCAGTATCGGGAGGTTGTGCGCACATATACCCAGGGCATGGATCTGGATATCGTCGGCGACGGCGATCTAGACAATGATTTCCATGCGCTGATCGATCTCTGCAACGACGACACGGCTATCGTGGTAGTTCAGAATCCTGATTTCCTGGGCCAATTGCATAGCCCGGCTGAGATGCAGGATCTGGCAAACGCCGTGCATGCCGCTGGCGCCGTATTGGCGGTGGCGGTGGATCTCATCAGTCTTGGGCTGTTCACACCGCCTGGTGATTATGGCGCCGATATCGTGATGGGCGAAGGCCAAAGCCTTGGCAACGCGATCAGTTTCGGCGGTCCCTATCTGGGCTTTTTTGCCATGCGGCAGAAGGACGTTCGCAGGTCGGCAGGCCGGATTGCCGGAGAAACGGTCGACGCGGATGACAACACAGGCTATGTGCTCACTCTGAATACCAGGGAGCAGCATATTCGCCGCGGCCGGGCCACCAGCAATATCTGTACCAACCAGGCATGGAACGCGCTGATGGCGTCCATCTATCTGGCAGTCATGGGGAAACATGGGCTGCGCTCCGTCGCCGAGCAATGTTACCATAAAGCCCATTACGCGGCCGCCAGAATCAACGAACTCGACGGTTTCGAAGTACTGGGTAGCCGGCCCTTCTTTAAGGAGTTCGTAATCAGGTGTCCGGTTGACGTGAGCGATCTGAAGGATTATCTGTTGACGGAATGGGGTGTGCTGCCAGGTTATGACCTGACCGGAGATTATCCTGATCTGGGCCAATGCCTTCTTGTTTGCGTGACCGAAATGAACAGTCGCCAGGAGATCGATGATCTGGTAGAGGCGCTGACGCAAGCTGCATCAGTTCTCACCGTTGAGGTAGTGGTATGA
- the gcvH gene encoding glycine cleavage system protein GcvH: MVYKFDSGVHYAKSHDWARVEDGLVVCGISDFAQNALSDIVYIELPEVGSEVQQGEVYSTVESVKAAEEVYAPVSGEVVEVNEELEDSPELLNEDPYGGAWIMKVRPTDLAELDNLMVAKVYEVFAGNLDDSGGH, from the coding sequence ATGGTATACAAATTCGATAGTGGCGTGCACTACGCCAAGTCCCACGACTGGGCCCGCGTTGAAGATGGTCTGGTGGTTTGCGGAATCAGTGACTTTGCCCAGAACGCACTGTCTGACATCGTCTACATCGAGTTGCCTGAAGTTGGCAGCGAGGTGCAACAGGGTGAGGTCTACAGCACCGTCGAGTCGGTGAAAGCGGCTGAAGAGGTCTATGCACCGGTTAGTGGCGAAGTTGTTGAGGTCAATGAGGAATTGGAAGATTCACCTGAACTGCTCAACGAAGATCCCTACGGGGGTGCCTGGATAATGAAGGTTCGTCCAACAGACCTGGCTGAACTGGACAACTTGATGGTAGCCAAGGTCTACGAGGTTTTTGCTGGAAACCTCGATGATTCTGGAGGCCACTAA
- the gcvT gene encoding glycine cleavage system aminomethyltransferase GcvT: MVKALKRTALYDEHLELHGRMVPFSGWELPVQYDGIGPIKEHEAVRTNAGLFDIDHMGQFEVRGTDVLPFLQFVQVADLRSLQDSDARYSLLCYADGGVVDDIFIYRFESDRWWIVVNATNRRKDLAWLEAHASGFDVQIEDISDRVYMLALQGPKAQEILQRLVDTDLDELAFHTSISAQVAGIPTVIGATGYTGEYGYELFFPESSAVFLWRTLLEAGKADGLLPCGLAARDSLRFEPCLALYGHEIDQDIDPVGARLGWAISFDKGGFIGRDALLKLKLEGPPKKLVGFEMVDRAVPRAGYQVAVDGTVVGQVTTGMKSPTTGRFVGLAYVPAESSRLNTEIDIIVRDKPKRAVVVRRPFYLAAYRR, from the coding sequence GTGGTTAAAGCATTGAAACGAACAGCTTTGTACGATGAGCACCTGGAACTTCATGGAAGAATGGTGCCGTTTTCAGGTTGGGAGCTGCCTGTCCAATATGACGGCATTGGTCCAATCAAAGAGCATGAGGCAGTTCGCACCAATGCCGGCCTGTTCGACATCGATCACATGGGCCAATTCGAAGTCCGCGGCACTGATGTGTTGCCGTTCCTTCAATTTGTCCAGGTGGCCGATTTGCGGTCTTTGCAGGATAGCGATGCTCGCTACAGCCTGCTCTGTTATGCTGACGGTGGTGTCGTGGATGATATCTTCATCTATCGCTTCGAGAGCGATCGCTGGTGGATCGTGGTTAATGCCACCAACCGTCGCAAGGATCTGGCATGGCTGGAAGCTCACGCGAGCGGCTTCGATGTCCAGATCGAGGATATATCTGACAGGGTGTATATGCTCGCCTTACAGGGACCCAAAGCACAAGAAATCCTGCAACGGTTGGTCGACACCGATCTGGATGAACTGGCCTTTCATACATCGATTTCGGCGCAGGTGGCCGGGATTCCCACTGTGATCGGCGCCACCGGCTATACCGGCGAGTATGGCTACGAACTGTTTTTTCCCGAGAGCAGCGCTGTTTTTTTGTGGCGTACTTTGCTGGAAGCGGGAAAGGCCGATGGGTTACTTCCCTGTGGTCTGGCTGCGCGCGATTCGCTTCGCTTCGAACCCTGTTTGGCTCTTTACGGTCACGAGATCGATCAGGACATCGATCCAGTTGGCGCGCGGTTGGGGTGGGCCATAAGTTTTGACAAGGGTGGTTTTATCGGCCGTGATGCGCTCCTCAAGCTCAAACTCGAAGGGCCGCCCAAAAAACTGGTCGGATTTGAGATGGTGGATCGGGCCGTGCCTCGCGCTGGCTATCAAGTCGCAGTCGACGGTACCGTGGTCGGCCAGGTGACGACCGGGATGAAATCCCCGACAACCGGTCGTTTCGTCGGGCTTGCCTACGTGCCCGCCGAATCGTCGAGGCTGAATACTGAAATTGACATAATTGTTCGAGACAAACCGAAGAGAGCAGTCGTCGTCCGGCGACCGTTCTATCTTGCTGCCTACCGGCGCTAG